The stretch of DNA CATCAGGATCTGCGCGGACGAGCCCGCCTTCATCGTGAGCGTCGAGCCGACCGGGACCGTGTCCCGCAGGCCCGAGAGGCGCTCGGCAGCGGCGACGCAGATGCGCATGTCGCCCTGGCGGCGATAGAGCTGCGCGCTCTCGCCCGTCACGTCACGCAGGTGCGTGAGGACCGGGCCCGCCGTGGCGAGCAGGCGGTCCTCGCCGGCCGCCGCCGCGAGTTCCGCGAGCCGCGGGCCGAGAATGAAACGGCCCTGCATGTCGCGCGCCACCATCCGGTGGTGTTCCAGTGCCACGGCGAGGCGATGTGCCGTGGGTCGTGCGAGTCCGGTGGCCGCGACCAGGCCCGCGAGGGTGGCCGGACCGGACTCCAGGGCGCTCAGGACGAGAGCCGCCTTGTCGAGAACGCCGACGCCGCTAGAGTTGTCCATGCGTCGATACTCGCGTCTCACTCTGTGAAACGCAAGTTCAATTTTCGATGGAACACGTCACCCTGGGACGTGCGATCCGCGGACCAACGGAAAGCGGTCCACGCACGGCACGAGGGGTACGGGCGTGGACGAACAATTCTCTAGTTGGGCCGGCCCAACACAGCCGGTCGGAGGGAAAGCGATGGGTAGGACACTCGCGGAGAAGGTCTGGGACGACCACGTCGTCCGGCGCGCCGAAGGCGAGCCCGACCTCCTCTTCATCGATCTGCACCTGCTGCACGAGGTGACGAGCCCGCAGGCCTTCGACGGCCTCCGTCAGGCCGGCCGGCCGGTGCGGCGGCTCGACCTCACCATCGCGACCGAGGATCACAACACCCCGACCCTCGACATCGACAAGCCCATCGCGGACCCGGTCTCGCGGGTGCAGTTGGAGACGCTGCGCAAGAACTGCGCGGAGTTCGGCGTACGTCTGCACTCGCTGGGCGACGTCGAGCAGGGCGTCGTCCACGTGGTGGGCCCGCAGCTGGGCCTGACCCAGCCCGGCACCACCGTGGTCTGCGGCGACTCCCACACCTCCACGCACGGTGCCTTCGGCGCGCTGGCGTTCGGCATCGGCACCTCCCAGGTCGAGCACGTCCTGGCGACCCAGACGCTGCCGATGGCCCCGCCGAAGACCATGGCCATCACCGTCGACGGCGAACTGCCCGACGACGTCACGGCCAAGGACCTGATCCTCGCCATCATCGCCAAGATCGGCACCGGCGGCGGCCAGGGCTACGTCCTGGAGTACCGCGGCTCCGCCATCGAGAAACTCTCGATGGAAGCCCGCATGACCATCTGCAACATGTCGATCGAGGCCGGCGCCCGCGCGGGCATGATCGCCCCCGACAAGACCACTTTCGACTACATCGAGGGCCGCGACCACGCCCCGAAGGGCGAGGAGTGGGACGCGGCGGTCGCGTACTGGAAGACCCTGAAGACGGACGAGGACGCGGTCTTCGACGCCGAGGTCTACATCGACGCCACCGAGCTCGCGCCGTTCGTCACCTGGGGCACCAACCCGGGCCAGGGCGCGCCGCTCTCGGCGCAGGTCCCCGATCCTGCTTCGTACGAAGACGCGTCGGAGCGGTACGCCGCCGAAAAGGCCCTGGAATACATGGGGTTGACCGCGGGACAGGCGCTGCGCGACATCAAGGTCGACACCGTCTTCGTAGGTTCGTGCACCAACGGCCGTATCGAGGACCTGCGTGCGGCCGCCTCCATCGTCGAGGGCCGCAAAGTCGCCGACGGCGTACGGATGCTGGTCGTCCCCGGCTCGGTCAGGGTCGCCCTGGAGGCCGTCGCGGAGGGCCTGGACAAGGTCTTCGTCGCCGCGGGCGCCGAATGGCGGCACGCCGGCTGCTCGATGTGCCTGGGCATGAACCCCGACCAACTGGCGCCCGGCGAGCGCTCCGCGTCGACCTCCAACCGCAACTTCGAGGGCAGGCAGGGCAAGGGCGGCCGCACCCATCTGGTGTCGCCCCAGGTCGCCGCCGCCACCGCGGTGACGGGCCACCTGGCCTCGCCCGCCGACCTGACTGACGCCCCTGACGCCCCTGTGACAGCCGGAGTCTGAGAGCCATGGAAGCATTCACCACGCACACCGGCCGGGCCGTTCCGCTGCGCCGCAGCAACGTCGACACCGACCAGATCATCCCCGCCCACTGGCTGAAGAAGGTCACCAGGGACGGATTTGAGGACGGGCTCTTCGAGGCCTGGCGCAAGGACGGCGAGTTCGTCCTGAACAAGCCCGAACGCCAGGGCGCCACGGTCCTGGTCGCGGGGCCCGACTTCGGTACGGGCTCCTCGCGCGAGCACGCCGTATGGGCGCTGCAGAACTTCGGCTTCAAGGCGGTCATCTCCTCGCGCTTCGCCGACATCTTCCGCGGCAACTCGCTGAAGAACGGCCTGCTGACCGTCGTACTCGACCAGAAGGTCGTGGACGCGCTCTGGGAGCTGACCGAGAACGACCCGCAGGCCGAAATCACCGTTGACCTGCAGGATCGCCAAGTCCGCGCCGAGGGCGTGACCGCCGACTTCGAACTCGACGAGAACGCCCGCTGGCGTCTCCTGAACGGCCTGGACGACATCAGCATCACGCTTCAGAACGAGCCGGACATCGCCGCGTACGAGTCGGGGCGACCCTCGTACAAACCGCGGACGGTGCAGGTCTGACACCCCCGCAACACCCTGGTGTACCCCCAATCGTGGACGGTTGGGGGTACATCTGTGTTTGCCCCCTTTGAGCTGCGCGATGACCTGATCGGGTGGTCTCAACTCCCTTGATTCGGACGGCAGAAGAGGCTTGAAATCCCCTTGTACTCGGTCCGACCGGGTACCCTCAGAAGGGCGCCGGATGTGGGTAGTTACCCCCTGCGGAGGCGACAACTCGCCCCAGATGGCACAATCGGTGCATGGAACGTGACAGCCAACTCGAGCTCTACGGGCTTGTTGCGGACCAACTGAAGGAAGCGCACTCAAGGGTGCGTGCACTGCAAGTCCCGGAGGGCGTACGGATGGCGCTGACCCGGAAGCTGCTGGTCATTACGGCCGCGGCCAAACACGATCTCGCCGATGCGGCAAGGCGTCTGGAGCGATTGATGGCGGCCATCGAGGAAGCTGACGAGGGCCGATTCCCCGAAGACACCTGAGCTACAAGGCTCAAACGGCCCTTCGAGGAACCTTCGAGGAACTCATGGACAGTCGAGTTCGTTGCGGCACAAGGGTGATTAGCCCGTTTCGTGTTTGATTTGCGGTATATATCTGCCTAACGTGCGAAAAAGCCTGGCGAATACGCTCGGGCGAGGTCTCCGAAGGGGAAGACGTGAACAAGGCGCAGCTCGTAGAAGCGATTGCCGACAAGGTGGGTGGCCGTCAGCAGGCCGCCGACGCCGTGGACGCGGTTCTGGACGCAGTCGTCCGTGCCGTGGTCAGCGGAGACCGTGTTTCGGTCACCGGGTTCGGCTCGTTCGAGAAGGTTGACCGTCCGGCCCGTTACGCCCGCAACCCGCAGACCGGGGAGCGCGTTCGGGTCAAGAAGACCTCGGTTCCGCGCTTCCGCGCCGGACAGGGCTTCAAGGACCTGGTGAGCGGCTCGAAGAAGCTCCCGAAGAACGACGTCGCGGTCAAGAAGGCGCCCAAGGGCAGCCTTTCGGGCGGCGGTGCTTCGGCGACCGTGAAGAAGGCAGCGGCCAAGAAGGCCACCGCCAAGAAGGCGACGGCGAAGAAGGCCGCCACCGCCAAGAAGGCCACCGCCAAGAAGACGACGGCGACGGCGAAGAAGGCGACCGCCAAGAAGACCACCGCCAAGAAGGCGGCGACGGCCAAGAAGGCCACGGCCAAGAAGACGACGGCGAAGAAGGCTACGCCGGCGAAGAAGGCCACCGCCAAGAAGACCGCGCCGGCCAAGAAGGCCACCGCCAAGAAGGCGCCTGCCAAGAAGTCCACGGCGCGCAAGACCACCGCCAAGAAGGCGACCGCCCGCAAGAAGTAAGGGCGCAAGGGCACTCACGCGCCGGGCCGGGCTCCCCACTGGGAGCCCGGCCCGCGGCGTGTACGGGGTCTTTTCAGTGCGCCTTGGTGCGCCTCGGTGCGCCTCAGTGCATCTCAGCGCTTCCTCAGAACGTCTGCAGCGTCACCAGCGTGATGCGGCGCCCCTCGCCCTCGCCCTCGACCTCGATCCGCACCCGCTGGCCGGGCCTGAGAAGCCGCAGGCCGCCCGCGTCGAACGCCGGGGGATCGAAGGGCACCGGAGTGCCGTCGTCGAGCAGCACGCTGCCGCTGCGGGTCTCGGAGTCGTACGTGTACGCGGTCGCCTGCATGGGGGAAGCGTACTCAGTCGGCTGTCTCAGTCGGCGATCAGGAGCCTCGCGGCAGCCGTCGCCGTACGCGGCCCGACGCCCAGCGCGAGCGCGGCCCGCAGGTCGTCGCCCGTGTCCACGTCCTGGCGTACGGAATCGACGTCGCCGAGCGGAAGTTCCACCGCCCCGGATGCCGCGTGCCGGGAACGGGAAGCCGCGCCGAATGCCGGGCGCAATTCCATGCCGGGGGCCGCGCAGAGCAGTGTCGTACCGATTCCTGCGGCGTCCGCGAGGAAAGAGCGGGGAAATCGGGCCGCGCTGTCGAGTACCCGGGCCAATTCCAGGGGGCGCAACGCGGGGAGATCGGCATTCAGCGCCGCGACGGCCGTTTCGGGCCTCCCCGCGCGCACGGCCGCCGCTCCGTGCGCCAGGGCCGCGTTGAGGCCACCGGCGGGCTCGTCACGCACGATCCGGGCCCCCAGTACCGCCAGCTCGCGCCCGGCGAGGCCGTCGTCCGTGACGACCACCACATCCCGTACGGAAGGACAGGCCACCGCGGCGGCCACGGTGTCCTGTGCGAAGGCGAGGGCGAGGCCGGGGCGCAGGGTGTCGCCGGTGGTGGCGGTGAGCCTGCTCTTGGCGCGCTCCAGCGGTTTCAGGGGTATCACCAAAGTCCACTGCACGGGTGGCGGCTCCGTCCTTCGCGTCGCGCCCATTGTGACCTGCTGGGCGGGGCACTACCGGGGCCGGGTTCCCGGGGCGGGCGTACGGTGTTCTCGACAGACAGGCAGCCTGGGGCGACACTTGTGCGGCCGACCAGGTTCATGGAGGAAGGTGTCCGAGTGTCCCGCCGCAGAATCGGCTTCTGGTACCGCC from Streptomyces sp. BA2 encodes:
- the leuD gene encoding 3-isopropylmalate dehydratase small subunit → MEAFTTHTGRAVPLRRSNVDTDQIIPAHWLKKVTRDGFEDGLFEAWRKDGEFVLNKPERQGATVLVAGPDFGTGSSREHAVWALQNFGFKAVISSRFADIFRGNSLKNGLLTVVLDQKVVDALWELTENDPQAEITVDLQDRQVRAEGVTADFELDENARWRLLNGLDDISITLQNEPDIAAYESGRPSYKPRTVQV
- the cofC gene encoding 2-phospho-L-lactate guanylyltransferase, which produces MQWTLVIPLKPLERAKSRLTATTGDTLRPGLALAFAQDTVAAAVACPSVRDVVVVTDDGLAGRELAVLGARIVRDEPAGGLNAALAHGAAAVRAGRPETAVAALNADLPALRPLELARVLDSAARFPRSFLADAAGIGTTLLCAAPGMELRPAFGAASRSRHAASGAVELPLGDVDSVRQDVDTGDDLRAALALGVGPRTATAAARLLIAD
- a CDS encoding HU family DNA-binding protein translates to MNKAQLVEAIADKVGGRQQAADAVDAVLDAVVRAVVSGDRVSVTGFGSFEKVDRPARYARNPQTGERVRVKKTSVPRFRAGQGFKDLVSGSKKLPKNDVAVKKAPKGSLSGGGASATVKKAAAKKATAKKATAKKAATAKKATAKKTTATAKKATAKKTTAKKAATAKKATAKKTTAKKATPAKKATAKKTAPAKKATAKKAPAKKSTARKTTAKKATARKK
- the ndgR gene encoding IclR family transcriptional regulator NdgR, with product MDNSSGVGVLDKAALVLSALESGPATLAGLVAATGLARPTAHRLAVALEHHRMVARDMQGRFILGPRLAELAAAAGEDRLLATAGPVLTHLRDVTGESAQLYRRQGDMRICVAAAERLSGLRDTVPVGSTLTMKAGSSAQILMAWEEPERLHRGLQGARFTATALSGVRRRGWAQSIGEREPGVASVSAPVRGPSNRVVAAVSVSGPIERLTRHPGRMHAQAIIDAAGRLSEALRRTG
- the leuC gene encoding 3-isopropylmalate dehydratase large subunit is translated as MGRTLAEKVWDDHVVRRAEGEPDLLFIDLHLLHEVTSPQAFDGLRQAGRPVRRLDLTIATEDHNTPTLDIDKPIADPVSRVQLETLRKNCAEFGVRLHSLGDVEQGVVHVVGPQLGLTQPGTTVVCGDSHTSTHGAFGALAFGIGTSQVEHVLATQTLPMAPPKTMAITVDGELPDDVTAKDLILAIIAKIGTGGGQGYVLEYRGSAIEKLSMEARMTICNMSIEAGARAGMIAPDKTTFDYIEGRDHAPKGEEWDAAVAYWKTLKTDEDAVFDAEVYIDATELAPFVTWGTNPGQGAPLSAQVPDPASYEDASERYAAEKALEYMGLTAGQALRDIKVDTVFVGSCTNGRIEDLRAAASIVEGRKVADGVRMLVVPGSVRVALEAVAEGLDKVFVAAGAEWRHAGCSMCLGMNPDQLAPGERSASTSNRNFEGRQGKGGRTHLVSPQVAAATAVTGHLASPADLTDAPDAPVTAGV